A DNA window from Paenibacillus andongensis contains the following coding sequences:
- a CDS encoding beta-galactosidase, with protein sequence MKELLYGVAYYREYMPYERLDQDIQMMKDAGINLVRIAESTWSTHEPQNGVFEFTHVDRVLNAMHEAGIKVIVGTPTYAIPTWMVKEHPDVLAVTPKGPGRYGARQIMDITNPTYLFYAERIIRKLIGHVQHHPAIIGYQVDNETKHYQTAGSNVQFMFVKYMKDKFGTLERLNEEFGLDYWSNRINSWEDFPSVVGTINGSLGAEFARFQRKLVTDFLSWQAAIVNEYKRSGQFVTHNFDFEWRGHSFGVQPDVDHFAASASLDIAGVDIYHPSQDELTGTEISFGGDVTRSLKGTNYFVLETQAQAFPNWTPYPGQLRLQAFSHLASGANMVSYWHWHSIHNSAETYWKGLLSHDLASNPVYEEAKTIGRDFDRLSPHLVNLQKSNRVAMLVSNEALTAMEWFPLPGRQVNYNDIVRLMYDELYKMNIGCDIVHPDSHTFENYELILVPALYAASDELLERLNAFVRNGGHVVYTFKSGFTNEHVKVRTTHQPGAIDEACGIRYSMFVEPKSVSFKGDPFEVGPEDNAVNTWMELLTPTTAEVVAYYDHPHWGAYAAITKNRYGKGTTTYIGCLPSAAVMSKVLEKAVYDAGLWGKDQDIHYPLIVKSGVNDQGKTVRYYFNYSDRTETLKYPHAEGKELLSGQAVKQGEVRELTRWGIAIIEEA encoded by the coding sequence ATGAAAGAGCTGCTGTATGGTGTAGCGTATTATAGGGAATACATGCCCTATGAACGATTGGATCAAGATATCCAGATGATGAAGGATGCCGGAATTAATCTGGTGCGAATTGCTGAGTCGACTTGGAGTACGCATGAACCGCAGAATGGGGTATTTGAGTTCACGCATGTCGATCGGGTGCTCAATGCGATGCATGAAGCGGGTATTAAGGTCATCGTAGGAACTCCCACGTATGCGATTCCCACTTGGATGGTGAAGGAGCATCCGGACGTTTTGGCTGTAACCCCGAAGGGGCCGGGACGTTATGGCGCTCGTCAAATTATGGACATTACGAACCCAACGTATTTGTTTTATGCTGAAAGGATCATCCGTAAGCTGATCGGGCATGTCCAACATCACCCTGCGATTATCGGTTATCAGGTAGATAATGAGACTAAACATTATCAGACGGCAGGTTCCAACGTCCAGTTCATGTTCGTGAAGTACATGAAAGATAAGTTTGGAACCCTAGAACGCCTTAATGAGGAATTCGGGCTGGACTACTGGAGCAACCGAATTAACAGTTGGGAGGACTTTCCTTCTGTCGTTGGAACGATCAACGGCAGTCTAGGAGCGGAGTTCGCCCGATTCCAAAGGAAGCTCGTTACTGATTTTCTTTCTTGGCAAGCTGCTATCGTGAATGAATATAAACGATCAGGTCAATTCGTCACGCATAATTTTGATTTCGAATGGAGAGGTCACTCCTTCGGTGTCCAACCGGATGTAGACCATTTTGCTGCGTCGGCGTCTTTGGATATCGCTGGAGTCGATATCTATCACCCTTCCCAAGATGAGTTGACTGGAACCGAAATTTCGTTTGGCGGAGACGTTACCCGTTCTCTGAAAGGAACCAACTATTTCGTGTTGGAAACTCAGGCGCAAGCTTTTCCTAACTGGACTCCTTACCCGGGACAATTAAGGCTTCAAGCATTCAGCCATCTGGCCTCTGGGGCGAACATGGTCTCTTATTGGCACTGGCATTCGATCCACAATTCCGCTGAAACCTACTGGAAGGGCTTGCTAAGCCACGACTTGGCGTCGAATCCCGTTTATGAAGAAGCCAAGACCATTGGCAGAGATTTTGATCGATTGTCGCCGCATCTTGTGAATCTGCAGAAATCGAATCGGGTTGCGATGCTGGTCAGCAATGAGGCTTTGACGGCGATGGAATGGTTTCCTTTGCCTGGGCGTCAAGTCAACTATAACGATATTGTTCGGCTTATGTACGATGAGTTATATAAAATGAATATCGGCTGCGATATCGTTCATCCGGACAGTCATACGTTTGAGAATTATGAGCTGATTCTTGTTCCGGCACTGTATGCAGCGTCAGATGAGCTGCTGGAGCGGTTGAATGCTTTCGTCAGAAATGGCGGGCATGTCGTGTACACGTTTAAAAGCGGCTTTACCAACGAACATGTCAAAGTCCGCACTACACATCAACCTGGCGCTATCGATGAAGCTTGCGGTATTCGCTACAGTATGTTTGTGGAGCCGAAATCCGTTTCATTCAAGGGTGACCCATTTGAAGTTGGACCTGAGGACAACGCAGTGAACACATGGATGGAACTGCTTACTCCTACGACAGCAGAGGTAGTAGCCTATTATGACCATCCTCACTGGGGAGCGTATGCGGCTATAACAAAGAATCGCTACGGGAAAGGTACTACGACTTATATTGGTTGTTTGCCGAGCGCTGCCGTGATGAGCAAGGTGCTGGAAAAGGCGGTCTATGATGCCGGACTATGGGGGAAGGATCAGGATATCCACTATCCCCTTATTGTGAAATCGGGCGTTAATGACCAAGGGAAGACGGTTCGTTACTATTTCAATTACTCGGATCGTACCGAGACGTTGAAGTACCCGCATGCGGAGGGGAAAGAATTGTTGAGCGGACAGGCTGTGAAGCAAGGTGAGGTCAGGGAGCTGACTCGCTGGGGAATTGCGATTATTGAGGAAGCGTAA
- a CDS encoding LacI family DNA-binding transcriptional regulator yields the protein MKMEDIAKLAGVSKSAVSFAFSGKPGISPETRERILQIAQESGYLPRAKSPSIDHTAKSLTFLVISNSGIVLEQFYQQPFFRELIQFIEERCRTKGYSLLFSSIDMEFLERDIRMVAEEKKSNGIVLLGTNLNREQIADIANNLQSPLVVLDTCFDTLPIHFVEINNFMGAYQAGTHLCEIGHTDIGYIESNVRIHNFEERKRGFTSAIQEHGREILNTHRFSVAPTILSSQDALKAQLLAFLKEGHRLPTALFCECDYIAISAMKTLQELGYRIPDDVSVIGFDNISEAVIVSPELTTVHVEKQRMAYLAVDLLIESIELEQSAGTKIKVDTHFIERLSSRVNQAPID from the coding sequence ATGAAGATGGAAGATATTGCGAAATTAGCAGGCGTTTCCAAATCTGCCGTATCCTTTGCTTTCAGCGGGAAGCCTGGAATCAGCCCAGAAACCCGTGAACGCATCCTGCAAATCGCACAGGAAAGCGGATACCTCCCTAGAGCAAAATCCCCATCCATTGACCATACAGCTAAATCGCTTACCTTTTTAGTCATTTCAAACTCTGGCATCGTACTAGAGCAGTTTTATCAACAGCCATTCTTTAGGGAACTTATCCAATTCATAGAGGAACGTTGCCGTACGAAAGGCTATTCCTTACTTTTTTCCTCCATCGATATGGAGTTTTTGGAGAGGGATATTCGGATGGTTGCAGAGGAAAAAAAGAGCAATGGAATCGTCCTTCTAGGTACGAACTTAAATAGGGAGCAAATCGCAGATATTGCCAATAATCTTCAATCGCCTCTTGTAGTTTTGGACACTTGCTTTGATACGCTGCCTATTCATTTTGTAGAGATTAACAATTTTATGGGCGCTTATCAGGCCGGCACTCATCTCTGTGAGATAGGACATACTGATATTGGCTATATTGAATCGAATGTGAGAATTCATAATTTCGAGGAGAGAAAGCGTGGCTTTACTTCAGCTATCCAAGAACATGGCAGGGAGATTCTGAATACCCATAGATTTTCCGTAGCGCCTACCATTCTATCCTCCCAAGATGCGCTCAAAGCTCAGTTGCTAGCGTTCCTGAAGGAAGGGCATCGTTTGCCGACCGCGCTATTTTGCGAATGCGATTATATCGCCATCAGCGCTATGAAGACGCTTCAGGAGCTCGGATACCGTATACCGGATGACGTGTCTGTTATCGGTTTTGACAACATCTCCGAAGCGGTCATTGTTTCACCAGAATTAACGACCGTCCATGTGGAGAAACAAAGAATGGCTTATCTCGCTGTGGATCTGCTTATTGAATCGATTGAATTAGAGCAAAGTGCCGGCACTAAAATCAAGGTTGATACGCATTTCATCGAGAGACTGTCCTCGCGCGTAAATCAGGCACCGATAGACTAG
- a CDS encoding L-fucose/L-arabinose isomerase family protein produces the protein MKKFKLGYAPTRRFVFSAEDAFKYKVQIREKIESFGLDIDIVDLEGLNSEGLLYDDHINADAIIERFKEEKVDAVFFPHCNFGTEDTVARVGKALGKPVLLWGPRDESPLEDGMRLRDTQCGLFATGKVLRRFNVPFTYVTNSRVNDPVFERGFTNFIAAANVVRQMRNLRILQIGPRPASFLTMMCNEGELLERFGIEIHPITLVDIQRTSKQIEKGNSVELNEAITYIKEKLDYSEVTEDDVKRIAALKVAMKQYATKTGSTAIAIQCWSSLQDAMGIMPCLANAILTDEQIPVTCETDIHGAITSIMVQAASMNQAPTFFADLTVRHPENPNGELLFHCGNFPVSLSVEDKPKLRKHFLFDDHAPGTHEGEIKGGGITLARFDGDHGEYQLFLGRAQGIQGPYTRGSYVWVEVNDWPLWEEKLVKGPYVHHAVGIHANVIPALYEACQYIPGLSPDPVDPTVQEIQAWLRGSDL, from the coding sequence ATGAAGAAGTTTAAGTTGGGCTACGCCCCTACCCGTCGTTTTGTATTTAGCGCTGAAGATGCTTTCAAGTATAAGGTTCAAATCCGGGAGAAAATCGAAAGCTTCGGTTTGGACATCGACATCGTGGATTTGGAGGGTCTGAATTCCGAGGGGCTGCTTTATGACGACCATATCAATGCAGATGCGATTATTGAACGTTTTAAAGAGGAAAAGGTGGATGCCGTCTTTTTTCCGCATTGCAACTTTGGTACCGAGGATACCGTAGCCCGGGTTGGTAAAGCGCTTGGAAAGCCGGTGTTGTTATGGGGACCTCGCGATGAATCGCCTCTTGAGGACGGTATGCGGTTGAGGGATACCCAATGTGGGCTATTCGCCACAGGTAAAGTGCTGCGCCGTTTTAATGTGCCTTTTACGTATGTGACGAACAGTCGGGTGAATGATCCGGTATTTGAACGTGGGTTTACCAATTTCATTGCTGCTGCGAACGTGGTTCGTCAAATGCGCAACTTGCGTATTTTGCAAATTGGGCCTCGGCCAGCTTCTTTCTTAACGATGATGTGCAACGAGGGGGAGCTGCTGGAGCGATTTGGCATCGAGATTCATCCCATTACACTGGTTGATATTCAACGGACATCGAAGCAGATTGAAAAAGGAAACAGCGTTGAGCTGAATGAAGCCATTACATACATCAAAGAAAAGCTTGATTATAGCGAAGTAACTGAGGATGATGTGAAACGCATTGCTGCCCTGAAAGTAGCTATGAAACAATACGCAACCAAAACCGGAAGCACAGCTATCGCAATCCAGTGTTGGTCTTCTCTTCAAGATGCTATGGGAATTATGCCTTGTCTGGCTAATGCGATTCTAACGGATGAGCAGATTCCGGTAACCTGCGAAACCGACATTCACGGAGCGATTACCTCCATCATGGTGCAGGCAGCTTCGATGAATCAAGCTCCGACATTCTTCGCTGATTTGACGGTCCGTCATCCTGAGAATCCGAACGGAGAACTGCTCTTTCACTGCGGTAATTTCCCTGTCTCTCTCTCGGTTGAGGATAAGCCGAAGCTGCGCAAGCACTTCTTGTTCGATGACCATGCGCCAGGTACACACGAAGGGGAAATCAAAGGCGGCGGAATAACCTTGGCCCGTTTTGACGGTGACCATGGGGAATATCAATTATTTTTAGGTCGTGCACAAGGTATCCAAGGTCCTTATACACGCGGTTCCTATGTCTGGGTGGAAGTCAATGACTGGCCGTTATGGGAAGAGAAGTTGGTGAAAGGTCCTTACGTTCATCATGCCGTTGGTATTCATGCTAACGTGATTCCCGCGCTTTATGAAGCGTGCCAATATATACCGGGTCTTTCCCCGGATCCAGTGGATCCGACTGTGCAAGAAATTCAGGCGTGGCTGCGTGGCTCTGATCTATAA
- a CDS encoding transketolase encodes MNHTELKAKAIQIRMDLLKMIHGAKTGHTGGSLSNTDILTALYYKIMKIDQQNPKWSERDRFIASKGHSVESLWCILADLGFFPKEELGTFSQFGTRLIGHPNNKVPGIEMNTGALGHGLAISVGMALAAKRDGKSYRVFCLMGDGEQAEGSVWEAAMAGPHFKLDNLVGIIDRNRLQISGSTEEVMGLEPLEEKWAAFGWNVVSIDGNDMDSLVEAFGAVPTVPEKPTLVMANTVKGKGVSFAENNPAWHHHVPNDSQLSQALAELSAALELLKHEGQVR; translated from the coding sequence ATGAACCATACAGAACTGAAAGCAAAAGCCATCCAGATCCGAATGGATCTGCTGAAGATGATACACGGAGCCAAGACAGGACATACTGGAGGCTCCCTCAGCAATACGGATATTTTGACGGCCTTATACTATAAAATTATGAAAATCGATCAACAGAATCCGAAATGGTCTGAGCGGGACCGCTTCATCGCTAGCAAGGGGCACTCTGTGGAATCACTTTGGTGCATCCTCGCAGACCTAGGATTTTTCCCGAAAGAAGAGCTTGGGACCTTCAGTCAGTTCGGTACACGTTTAATCGGCCATCCTAACAATAAGGTGCCTGGGATTGAAATGAATACCGGTGCTCTTGGGCATGGGCTTGCTATTTCGGTAGGTATGGCGCTTGCGGCTAAACGAGATGGTAAAAGCTATCGGGTATTTTGCCTCATGGGTGATGGTGAGCAGGCAGAAGGCTCTGTCTGGGAAGCAGCTATGGCTGGTCCCCATTTCAAGCTTGACAATCTCGTAGGTATTATTGACCGAAATCGCCTGCAAATCAGCGGCAGCACGGAAGAAGTCATGGGGCTTGAGCCACTAGAAGAGAAGTGGGCGGCATTTGGTTGGAATGTTGTTTCCATTGACGGAAACGATATGGATTCACTGGTTGAGGCTTTCGGGGCGGTGCCAACTGTACCTGAAAAACCTACCTTGGTCATGGCCAATACGGTGAAAGGCAAAGGTGTTTCCTTTGCTGAAAATAATCCTGCTTGGCACCATCATGTGCCGAACGATTCACAGCTTTCGCAAGCCTTGGCAGAACTCTCAGCGGCGCTTGAGTTATTGAAACATGAAGGGCAGGTGCGCTAA
- a CDS encoding transketolase family protein, with protein MNTIPNRQVICETLMNLAETDQDIMVLTSDSRGSAAMAPFAKVFPNQFVEVGIAEQNIVGISAGLAHSGKKPFVTSPACFLSMRSIEQIKVDVAYSGTNVKLVGISGGVSYGALGMSHHSVQDIAVARAIPGLAVVLPADRHETKRMTEALVRHEGGVYVRIGRNAVEDVYESDDYEFVIGKAVTLRDGTDLTIIAAGETVRVALDTEKALREVGVSCRVINMHTIKPLDEEAIIRAAGETGHIITVEEHSIFGGLGAAVAEVVVQHQPVPMRLIGIPDEPAIAGKSSEVFKHYGIHADNLKRVALEMIGK; from the coding sequence ATGAACACGATCCCTAACCGTCAGGTTATTTGCGAGACACTCATGAATTTGGCTGAAACCGATCAAGATATTATGGTTCTCACCAGTGATTCTCGAGGTTCAGCGGCTATGGCGCCTTTTGCCAAGGTGTTCCCAAATCAATTCGTTGAGGTTGGCATCGCTGAGCAAAATATTGTTGGCATATCGGCTGGTCTAGCTCATAGCGGGAAGAAACCTTTTGTCACTTCGCCTGCTTGTTTCCTAAGTATGCGCAGCATTGAGCAGATCAAAGTGGATGTGGCCTATTCTGGAACCAACGTGAAGCTTGTTGGCATAAGCGGCGGAGTCAGCTATGGCGCCCTGGGTATGTCACACCATTCGGTTCAGGATATAGCTGTAGCGCGGGCAATTCCGGGACTTGCGGTAGTATTGCCAGCCGATCGTCACGAAACGAAGAGAATGACAGAGGCTTTAGTTAGGCACGAAGGCGGTGTTTATGTTCGTATTGGTAGAAATGCTGTAGAGGATGTTTACGAATCCGATGACTATGAATTCGTCATTGGCAAAGCGGTGACGTTGCGTGATGGCACGGATCTGACGATCATTGCTGCAGGGGAAACCGTTCGGGTGGCACTTGATACGGAGAAAGCTCTCCGAGAGGTTGGTGTATCCTGTCGCGTCATCAATATGCACACGATTAAGCCGTTAGACGAAGAAGCGATCATTCGGGCTGCAGGGGAAACGGGGCATATCATTACGGTAGAGGAGCACAGTATCTTCGGCGGGCTCGGTGCAGCAGTTGCAGAAGTAGTCGTCCAGCATCAACCCGTTCCGATGCGTCTTATCGGCATTCCGGATGAGCCGGCCATCGCGGGCAAAAGCTCGGAAGTATTCAAGCATTACGGGATCCACGCAGATAATCTCAAACGTGTAGCGCTTGAGATGATTGGAAAGTAG
- the glpK gene encoding glycerol kinase GlpK, which produces MIETYILAIDQSTSGTKALIVDRSGRIIARSTAEHKQSYPQPGWVEHDPVEIYDNVKRTAHYAMGLAGIKTDQLAGLTITNQRETAVVWDRTSGLPVYPAIVWQCQRTADRCAEYKAANMEEIVRAKTGLLLDPYFSATKWGWILEHAEGAREKLEQGKLLAGTIDSWLLWKLTGGSVHATDFTNASRTSLFNIHTLEWDTELCKWFQVPSALLPEVKSSDEIFGYTQDPALFSAKIPISGIIGDSQAALFGNQCFDAGMAKATYGTGTSVLMNIGEKHDQLGNGLVTTIAWGMSGKITYALEAIIRTSGDTIKWVRDQLGLFSSFEEMEELLAQAPNNEGVYLVPAFVGLGAPYWDPYARAAIMGMSRGSGRSHIIRAALESIAYQVKDAVELMQAESGIRLKELRADGGASDNITLMQFQADVLERSVIKSEVAELSAMGSVYLGGLGVGYWLSLEEIKNRSQAYSVYESKMQENIREQHINGWNRAVDSVLNKKTEA; this is translated from the coding sequence ATGATTGAAACCTATATCCTAGCCATAGATCAAAGTACATCGGGTACGAAGGCCTTGATCGTAGATCGTTCCGGACGTATTATCGCTCGCAGTACGGCCGAACATAAGCAGAGTTATCCGCAGCCTGGCTGGGTGGAGCACGATCCAGTTGAGATTTATGACAATGTCAAAAGAACAGCTCATTATGCCATGGGATTGGCCGGTATTAAAACCGATCAGTTAGCCGGACTGACCATCACCAATCAGAGAGAAACAGCCGTGGTTTGGGATCGAACATCAGGTCTGCCCGTCTATCCCGCTATCGTTTGGCAGTGTCAGCGGACAGCGGATCGATGCGCGGAGTATAAAGCTGCCAATATGGAAGAAATCGTTCGAGCCAAGACGGGCCTGCTCCTCGACCCTTACTTCTCTGCCACCAAGTGGGGATGGATATTGGAGCATGCAGAAGGTGCTAGGGAGAAACTCGAACAAGGAAAGCTTCTGGCTGGTACGATAGACAGTTGGCTCCTTTGGAAACTCACAGGGGGCAGCGTGCATGCCACTGACTTTACGAATGCTAGCCGAACGTCATTATTCAATATCCATACATTAGAGTGGGACACAGAATTATGTAAATGGTTCCAGGTTCCATCTGCCTTACTGCCTGAGGTTAAATCGTCAGATGAGATTTTCGGCTATACGCAGGATCCAGCGTTGTTCTCTGCAAAGATTCCTATCTCTGGCATCATAGGCGACTCTCAAGCTGCTTTATTTGGCAATCAATGCTTTGATGCCGGTATGGCCAAAGCAACTTATGGAACCGGCACCTCCGTACTCATGAACATCGGTGAGAAGCATGATCAGCTTGGAAATGGCTTGGTGACGACCATTGCATGGGGGATGAGCGGCAAGATCACCTATGCGCTTGAAGCTATTATCCGCACCTCCGGCGATACGATTAAATGGGTTCGCGACCAACTGGGCCTCTTTAGCAGTTTTGAGGAGATGGAGGAATTGCTAGCTCAAGCTCCGAATAACGAAGGTGTCTATCTAGTTCCGGCGTTCGTCGGACTAGGCGCTCCTTACTGGGACCCCTATGCCCGGGCGGCCATTATGGGGATGAGCAGGGGAAGTGGAAGGTCGCACATCATCCGTGCAGCGCTTGAAAGCATTGCCTATCAAGTCAAGGATGCGGTAGAGTTGATGCAAGCTGAATCCGGCATCAGGCTGAAAGAACTGCGAGCAGATGGTGGCGCTTCCGATAATATCACGCTTATGCAATTTCAAGCAGATGTTCTGGAACGCAGCGTCATCAAATCGGAGGTTGCCGAGCTTTCCGCGATGGGTTCCGTTTATTTGGGAGGGTTAGGGGTCGGTTATTGGTTATCGCTCGAAGAGATTAAGAACCGAAGCCAAGCTTATTCCGTTTATGAGTCAAAGATGCAGGAAAACATACGTGAGCAGCATATCAACGGATGGAACCGTGCCGTAGATTCGGTACTAAACAAGAAGACGGAGGCCTAG
- a CDS encoding DUF5605 domain-containing protein, which yields MTFSENSKIGQIWENTAGRAVLLKYLPHLKDSPFLSFIKKNTLPSYAAFNPAWSIAPELLESMLTELSLIEVETETDVDITPALDYENESVALGSARINAPNQIDKWGVYELTLQGPQHGNPFVDVSLGAEFSFEGRVVRTLGFYDGEGIYRIRFMPDVEGTWMYRTNSNARSLSGLTGQFICIAQAEGSHGPVRVKNTFHFAYEDGTPYIPVGTTSYVWTHQGDELEEETLATLKTAPFNKMRMCVFPKSYQFNANEPVYYPYEGSVEEGWDYTRFNPAFFQHLENRIADLGKLGIEADLILFHGYDRWGFSEMSKSADDRYLRYLTARLSAYRHVWWSLANEYDLMWKKETEDWERFAEIVTENDPYHHLISIHNCFGFYDYNRPWITHCSIQRVDVYRTAENTNDWREQWQKPIVIDECAYEGNIDQGWGNISGQEMVRRFWEGAIRGGYVGHGETYLHDEDILWWSKGGKLYGSSPERIGFLRKIMEEGPAEGLNPLKSEWDVPSAGIPDEYYLYYYGFNQPSFRNYNMKPGVRYKVDVIDTWNMTIQEQAGTYEGAFRIELPGTPYIAVRLRKI from the coding sequence ATGACGTTTAGTGAAAATTCGAAGATCGGTCAAATTTGGGAGAATACAGCAGGTCGAGCCGTGCTTTTGAAATATTTACCTCATCTCAAAGATTCCCCATTTCTTTCGTTCATTAAGAAAAATACGCTGCCCTCATACGCTGCGTTCAATCCAGCTTGGTCAATAGCTCCGGAATTGCTGGAGTCGATGCTCACGGAATTGTCACTAATCGAAGTTGAAACAGAAACGGATGTAGATATCACACCAGCGCTCGATTATGAGAACGAATCCGTAGCTCTGGGGTCGGCGAGAATCAATGCGCCCAATCAAATCGACAAATGGGGCGTCTACGAGCTAACGCTTCAAGGGCCTCAACATGGAAATCCGTTCGTGGATGTAAGCTTGGGGGCTGAATTCAGCTTTGAAGGCCGTGTTGTCCGAACCCTAGGTTTTTATGACGGGGAAGGAATTTATCGGATCCGTTTTATGCCGGATGTGGAAGGTACGTGGATGTACAGAACCAACAGCAACGCGCGCTCCCTTAGTGGACTTACAGGGCAATTTATATGCATAGCCCAGGCTGAGGGGAGTCATGGACCGGTACGGGTCAAGAATACCTTCCATTTCGCTTACGAGGACGGGACGCCATATATTCCGGTCGGGACCACCAGTTACGTCTGGACCCATCAAGGCGATGAGTTGGAGGAAGAGACGTTAGCTACGCTTAAAACCGCCCCGTTCAATAAGATGCGTATGTGCGTCTTCCCGAAATCCTACCAGTTCAACGCGAATGAGCCGGTGTATTACCCTTACGAGGGCTCCGTGGAAGAAGGTTGGGATTATACCCGATTCAATCCTGCCTTCTTTCAGCACTTGGAAAATAGAATCGCTGATCTTGGGAAGCTTGGCATCGAAGCTGACTTGATTTTATTCCATGGTTATGACCGCTGGGGTTTCTCCGAAATGTCCAAATCCGCAGATGACCGTTACCTGCGTTATTTGACGGCTCGGTTATCGGCTTATCGTCATGTCTGGTGGTCACTCGCGAATGAATACGATTTGATGTGGAAAAAGGAGACCGAAGATTGGGAACGCTTCGCTGAGATCGTAACGGAGAATGATCCGTATCATCATTTGATCTCCATTCACAATTGTTTCGGCTTCTACGATTACAATCGGCCTTGGATCACTCATTGCAGTATACAGCGGGTCGATGTTTACCGGACTGCGGAAAATACCAACGATTGGCGGGAGCAGTGGCAGAAGCCAATTGTCATTGACGAATGCGCGTATGAAGGGAACATTGATCAGGGTTGGGGGAACATTTCCGGACAGGAAATGGTGCGCCGCTTCTGGGAAGGCGCCATTCGAGGCGGTTATGTCGGTCACGGTGAAACCTATTTGCATGACGAGGACATCCTATGGTGGTCGAAGGGTGGGAAACTGTACGGGAGCAGCCCTGAACGGATCGGTTTCCTACGCAAAATCATGGAAGAGGGACCAGCAGAAGGTCTAAATCCGTTAAAGTCCGAGTGGGATGTTCCTTCAGCCGGCATTCCCGATGAATATTACTTGTACTACTACGGCTTTAACCAACCTAGTTTCAGAAATTACAACATGAAGCCAGGCGTCCGTTACAAAGTGGATGTTATCGACACATGGAATATGACCATCCAAGAGCAGGCTGGGACCTATGAGGGAGCCTTCCGGATTGAGCTGCCTGGGACACCGTATATAGCCGTTAGATTACGGAAGATATAG